The Gemmatimonas aurantiaca T-27 DNA segment ATCCCCGCCACCGGTGGGGGCATGACCAACTGGTGGCACTTCACGGGTGACTGGGATCAGGCCATGCGAAGTGATGTCGGGCTGACGACGTCCCGCAGTGTCCTCACCATTCGAAACGACTATCACGGCGACATCACGCTTTCACCTGGCGGCGTGCTGCGTCCAGGGCAGACGGCCACGCTGGCGACCTCCGCACCGCTCACGGTCAATGTGTGGACCTGTGGCACTGCTGGATGCCGGTGGTCGCCATTCTTCCTGCAACCCCGACAGACGTACAAAGTGGTGCTCCAGACCGGTGGGAACAACGAGCTGGTGATCGTAAGCACACCGTAACAGCAAAGCGGCCCGGATACGATTGCTCCGGGCCGCTTCTTGTTGTCGTACCGCGCTGGATTACTTCGGCCAGCCCGCCGTGGGAATCGCGGGCATGATGCGCAGTGCATTCTGGTAGTAGATCTTCTTCAGCACCACATCGGGCAGATCGATGCCGTAGAGCTTCCAGAAGGCGTGGTAGTCGCGGTAGTAGTCGAAGTAGTCGTCGCGCGTTTCGAACACGCGCCAGTAGTACGGATACTCTTCGGGCTGATAGCTGTCCTTGCCGAAGAGCAGCCGGTCCTGGTACTTCACGAAGAAGTCGTGCGCCGCGCGCGGCTGACGGCCGATGTCGTACAACACCGCACCCATTTCGGCGTTCAGGTTCGGCATTTCGTCGAACATCTTGCCGAGTCGACCGAGGTCGTGGGCGTGCCAGCCCAGGTGCGCGGTGACGAAGGTGGTCTTCGGGTTGGCGCGGAACAGGCTGTCGCGTTCGTTCATGAGCTGTTCAAAGCTCGGATAGCGATCCTGCGGATAGCGACGATCGGGGAACAGCGAGAGCTCGAGCCAGCGTTCGTTGGTGTTGTCGACTTCGCGGAAGAATTCCTGCGGGTCGGCCGTGTGCACGAACACCGGCAACTTGAGTCGCGCCGCCGCGTCCCACACCGGCTTGAGCGAAGGGTCGTTGAGCTTGAGGCGCGAGCCGTCGGCCTTCTTCTGCGACAGGCCGAAGCCCTTGCTGATTTCGCCGATGCCCACCGCGCCGGCCTTGGCATCGGCCTCGAGCTGCGCGACGGCCTTGGCCGCCCATTCAGGCGATCCGGCGCCATTGAAATTGATGCCGGTGAGGAAGCGCACACGATCCTTCATGGTGGTGGTGCCCTTCACGAGCTCCACACCCTTGGCGAGCTGATCTCCCGACACGTTGTTGGCCACGATCATCAGGCGCACGTTGAGCGAGTCGAGTGTCTTGCCCATGCGCTCGATCGCGTCCACGCTGCCAAGCTGCCCCGATGGATGACCGTGAAAATCCACCACCGGGAACTTGGCCTTCATGTTCATGGTGCCCGGCACCTTGAGTGTGGACTTGGGGCGATAGTCCACGATGCTGGGCGCCGGCTTTTCCGGTGCCATGCAGGTGCGCGGGCGAATCTCGGTCATGCCGGCCGGGCATTCTTCACCCGGCTTGATCTGCGTACCGCCGCGGAAGCCCTGCGCCTGCGCGAGGGCCGGGAACGCGGTGGCCACGGCGGCAACGGAACCAGCAGCCAACAAACGATTCACAAGACGATGCACGGAAGCTCCTCTGCTTTCGCGTAAGCGGGCGTTTCTGCGGACTTACTGCTTGTCGCCAGCCGGCGGCAACAGCAGTTGCTGCGCGGCGGTGTCGGCACCCGGTGTCACCGGGAGATTGGGCTGCCGATCGAATCCGAACAGGGCGGAGCGGCGCATCGCCGTGGCGATGCCCTTCGACTGCTGGTACACCGAATCGGAGCGCGCCGTCTGTCCCATCTGCGCCAGCGCTTCCGCCAGCGTGATGCCGCTGATGACGTACAGATCGGGGATGCCAACGGACGCGTCATCCACCCAACCGTTCCGCTTGGCCAGCGACTTGTTGGCCGTGAAGACGCTGTTCCAGAGTTCGTAGCTGCGCTTCACGTCCACGATGCCTTCACCCTGGACCATCATGACGTCCGGTGACGGCTCGATGGGCTTGTCCATCAGCTTCTTCGCCATGCCGTGCGTGATCACATAGCGCTCGAGGCCGAGCTCATACGGGTAGCCACCAGCGGTGCGGCTGAAGTAGATCGGGCGCTGCGGGAACGCGTCGCGGATCATGAAGTAGACGATCTGGTCGGCCTTCATGAGCTGCGGTGTGCGCGGCTGCGCGATGATCTCGCCCTTCACGAAGGCGGCGTTCTCCGGCGTCTGAATGGCCAGCGGGAGTGCGTCGGCTTCTTCGAACGTCATGTTGATGGGCGAACCCTTCGGCATGGTGGCGGCGGCACCCATGGCACGATAGAGCTCCGGTCCCTTGTCCGGTTCGTACGGCGACGGAGCACGGCGGATGAGCTGCCGCACGTACCAGTCCGTGTTGAGCAACGACGTGTTGGCCACGATGACATCCTTGCGGATGCCTTCGACTTCCTGCGCATACCAGAGCGGGAAAGTGTCGTTGTCGCCGACCGTGATGAGGATGCCGTAGGGCTCCACCGAATTGAGCAGGTCGTGCGCAAAGTCGCCGGTGTCGGTCTGGCCGGAACGTGAAGCCTGGGTCCAGTTGCCGATCAGCGGCACAAAAGCGATAGCGAGCAGCGGTGACGCCAGCGCAAAGCTGCGCGGACGCGGCTCGAGCACGGTGTCCTTGCCCAGCCGCACTTCATCGGCGCCAAACAGCGTGGCTACCGTTTCCCACAGATAGAACATGCCCAGCGCGGCCCACACGCTCAGCGCCGAAAAGCTCCACAGGTAGAAGTAGTCTCGGTCACGCACCTCGCGGGGGACCGAGTCTCCGAGCTCCGGGGCCTGCGAATGGCCGTACTTGAAATTGAGATAGAAAATCAGCCCCAGTGTCATGGTGAACACCAACGGCCCGAAGAACCAGAAACTTCGTCGGTCCTTCTTGTAGTGCATCCACCCGCCCAACAGGACGAGGATGAAGTAGAAGACGGCGAGGCCGTTCTGTGCGCCCGGATGTTCGTTGTAGGCGTCACGCAGCCACTGCCACTTGAAGTACAACCAGTACATCCCGAGCTGCGCCGTGAACGGCGCCTGGCGTTCGCCGAGTTCCGGCTTGCCGTACTGCCCGCGATTGAAGTTGTACATGAAGCGATCGTACGTGAGCTGACTGAACGTACAATCCACTGCGATCTCGGTGGCGCAGGCGGTGGGTTCGCCTTCGTTGATGGCCGGGAAGTGCGCCGCGCGAATGGGTTGCGTGGCAAACGGCGTCATGCCGAAGCCAACAGCCACGGCGCAGGCCACGAGCAGCTTCCAGCGGAGCAGCGTCTGCGGTCGGCGGATCAGGACGGCCAAGCCCACGGCAGGCACGGCCAGCATGCCGGCCATGTGGTTGGTGTAGCCCAGACCACACAGATATGCGACCAGCACCAGCAGGCGATCCGCCATCGGGCCTTCCGGATCATCGCACCAGCGCACCGTGAGCCAGCAGATGACCGCGAGTCCGACCAGAGAGACCGTGTAGACCTTCTCGTTCACGACCGACTGGTTCCACACCGTGAATGCGGTGGCGCCGATCAGGACGGCGAGCGAGCCGCCCATGATGCGCTGCCAGCGGCGGGGCATCCAGCCCACGAGCACCCGTTCGGTGACGAGGAACCAGAGCGACGCTGAGACGGCGCTCGACAGCGCGGCCAGCACATTGATGCGCATGGCCACGGTGGGCGCGATCGGCAGCACGCTGAAGACACGACCGATCAACACGAAGAACGGGTTGCCTGGTGGGTGCGGCAAGCCGAGCACGTAAGCGGCGGCGATGTACTCGCTGGTATCCCACATGGACGTCGTGGGGGCGAGGGTGACCAGATACAACAGGAAGGTCACCAGCCCCGCGATGGCGGCGGCCAGATAGGACGGGCGGTAGTCGAGTTCGGCGGCACCGGCGTATGAAACGCTGGCGGTGCGGGCCGTCGCCGCGGTGGCGGTGGCTGCGACAGTCATGAACCAGGACGGAGGGTGTGGCACCCGGGAGCCGTGGCGGCCCCGGGCTTTGGCAATCCTGAAAGGTCGCCGGGAGGGCGGGGGGGCACAACCGGCTGGTGATGTTCCGACACGCGCGAGACCGGGAACGTGCCCATGCCGGCCGTGACGATGTGATACACCGGTGGGTACGGCTGAGCAGAGACCGTAGCTCCCTCTGCACGCATAGATCCGGAATGCCGATGTTACCGATGATTCACCCGCGCCCCTCGTGGCGGCGCTTTCGTCTGCTCTCCACCGCGGCCTGCGCGGTGTTCTCCGCTGCCCTGTCCGCCTGCAGTGAACAGGCCGTGCTGACGGCCCCGGACAGTCCCGCCCGACCCTCGGCCGAAGACTCGCTGGCGACCCCCACACCGACGACGCCCGTCACACCCGCGCCGCCGGCGCGTGATGTCTACACCCTGTTGTTCGACCAGTGGGGGACCGACGCGGCGTCGTTCGAGCGGCCATGGCTGGCGCATACGACGACGCCCGTGGGCGGATTGCTGTCTGAGGACGTGCCCGCGGAAACACCTGCCGACACCGTGCGTCGCGTCATGGACTTCAGTGGTGTCTTCGACGCCAGTGTGTCCTCCGACGGGCGGCTGATGGTATTCACATGCACCACGGGGCATGGCACCACGCTGTGCAAGGCGACCCTCGACAGTGTGATGCGGGCCCAGATGCCCGGCGCCATTCTTTCCACCGCGTTTTCGGCACTGCTTGCCGATCAGGCGGCCATCAGCCCCGATGGCACGCAGGTGGCGTTTCGGGGATGGCAGCCCGGCGGTCCGGTGGGCCTCTTCAATCCGGGTGACATCTACGTGATGAACCTGGACGGCTCCAACCTCACGCGATTGACGGCCGCCGAGCGTGGACGCATGTCATACGCGTCACCGGCCTGGTCGCCGCGTCGCATCGACGGGGCGTACCGTCTCGCGTACGCCCGTGAACAGCGCGATGGCGACGGCTATGCAGTGTCACGCCTCGAGTCCATGCGCGCGGACGGAACGGCCATGTTGGCGCTCACCATCGACACCACGGGCTCGGACACGGAGCCGGCGTGGTCGCCCGATGGAGCGCGTGTGGCGTTCGTGCGGCGCGGTGCGGCGGCGCGTGGGGATCTCTGGGCGGTGCAGCTCGATGGGCATGCGCGTCCGGTCGCCGAACATGCGCTGCTCGAGAACGAGTTGGACGATGTGCAGCGTGCGCCATCCTGGTCACCCGATGGCAAGCGCCTCGCCTTCATTTCAGCGCACGAGATTCTCGGGGATTTCTACAATTGGCAGGTGTACAGCGTGGATGCGTCGGGCACCGACCTGCGCCGTCATACCAGCGTCGCACGCGAACATGCCAATCCGGTGTGGGTGTCGCGCACGAATATCAATTCCGGCGCGGCCCACTAGTTCTGCCGCGGGGCGACATGGGACCCACAAAACGGGCGCTCCTGCGGTGGAGCGCCCGTTGGTGTTGTGGCTAGTGACGGAACAGTCGCTCGCCGGTGAACACCATGGCGATGCCGTGTTCATTGGCTGCCGCGATCACTTCGGCGTCACGCACCGAACCACCGGGTTGCACGATGGCCGTCACGCCCGCTGCCGCAGCCTGATCGATGCCGTCGCGGAACGGGAAGAATGCATCCGATCCCAACGCGGAGCCGGTCGTTGCATGGCCGAGCGACGTGGCCTTGTGCACGGCCACGAAGCTGGCGTCCACGCGGCTCATCTGGCCAGCGCCGATGCCGATGGTGGCGCCGTCGCGCACGAGCACGATGGCGTTCGACTTCACACTCGCCACCGACTTCCACGCGAACAGTAGGTCGCGCTGCTCCTGCGACGTGGGCTGGCGTGATGACACCACCTGCCACTGCGCGGGCTCCGACGGCGCCGGGGCACGATCCTGCACCAGCAGGCCACCACGCACCCGCTTGAGATCCATCGTGCCGGCGGGCCACGATGCTTTCCCTTCGAGCACTCGCAGGTTCTTCTTGCGGACCAGAATCTCCACAGCCTCGTCGGCAAACTTCGGCGCCACGATGCATTCCACGAACAGACTGGAGATGGCTTCCGCGGCGGCCACGTCCACCGGCACCGAGAAGGCAATCACGCTGCCGAAGGCACTCACCGGATCACACGCCAACGCCTTCTTGTAGGCGTCGAGCGCGTTGGTACCCGTGGCGAGGCCACAGGGCGTGGTGTGTTTGATGATCGCGCACGCCGGCTGATCGCCAAACGGCTCGATGGCCAGCAGCGAGCCTTCGAGATCGAGCAGATTGTTGAACGACAGTTCCTTGCCACCGCGCTGTACGAGCGCGCCGAGGCCCGTGCCCGGCTTCTCCACGTAGAACGCCGCGCGCTGCTGCGGGTTCTCGCCGTAGCGCAGCGACTGCTGCTTCTCGAACGACAACGGATACCGATCGGGGAACGGCTCACCACGCTGCTGCGCGAACCACTGCGCGATGGCGGCGTCGTACCCGCTGGTGTGTGCATACACCTTCTCGGCCAGCAGCGTGCGCAGCGTCTGATCGTCGCTGTCGGCGTTGATCACGTCGAGCACCTTGGCGTAGTCCGACGGATCGACGATGACCCACACCGACGTGAAGTTCTTGGCTGCCGAACGCAGCATCGACGGGCCGCCGATATCGATGTTTTCGATCACTTCTTCCGCGTGCACGCCCGGCTTGGCGGCGGTCTCGCGGAACGGATACAGGTTCACGACCACCAGGTCGATCGTACCGATGTCGTGGGCCTTGATGGCGTCCATGTGTTCGGGCAGGTCACGGCGCGCGAGCAGGCCACCGTGTACCACCGGATGCAGCGTCTTCACACGTCCGTCGAGCATCTCGGGAAAGCCCGTGATCTCGCTGACGTCTTTGACTGCCAGACCGGCATCACGCAGCATGCGCGCCGTGCCGCCAGTGGATACCAGTTCGACGCCCTTGGCCACGAGGCCCTGGGCAAAAGGGAGCAGGCCCGACTTGTCGGACACGGAAAGCAACGCGCGCATGTAGGGATATCCGGTCGAAGAACGCTGGAATAGTCGAAACGAAAGAAGCCGATCAGCGCGGAAACAGTCGCGCGAGATCGGCTCCGAATGCCGATGCCGACAGCGGCTCGGTGTCATCCGGGGCAATGCTGAACCGCCAGTCGTGCGTGGCAATGCTCACTGGTGTGGGCAGGTGGCCATGCACTCGGTTGTCATCGCCCAGGACCACCGAGCCGGAGGCCACGGCGGCAACACAGAGCGGGAACAGGCGATGTTCGATGTGCAACACCCGGGCCCCAAGTGACTGCGGTGTGTCGGCAGGCAACACCGGCACGGGCCACTGCGCGATGATGGGGCCGCGATCGTAGTGCTCGTCCACGAAGTGCACCGTCACACCGGTGACGGTGGCACCATGTTCGAGCACCGCGATGTGGATGCGCTGACCGTACATGCCCGGACCACCGAAGGCTGGCAGCAGCGCGGGATGCACATTGATCAGGCGGCCGTGATAGGCCTGCACGACGGCGGCGGGAATCAGCTTGAGATAGCCCGCCAGGACCAGCAGCTCCGCGCCGGCGTTGGCCAACTGCTCGACGAGTGCATTGCCATCCTGCGGGACGGCCACCACGCCGGTGGCGATGCCCGCAGCCGCGGCACGGGTGAGTGCACCCGACGTGGCTTTGTCCGAGGCCACGAACACGATACGCCCGTAGGGCGCGCCTGCTGCGGCAAAGTGATCGATGAGCGCTTGCAGATTCGAACCACCGCCGGAGGCCAACACGGCGATACGCATTGGCGCAGCGCTCGCCGCCGCGTCAGCGGTCCGAGTGGACGGGGCAGGGTCGGCGATCATGTTCCCAAACTATCGGTTCGGGCCGCCTCGCTGCAGGGGCATGCACGGCAACGGGTGCTTCACAGGGGCGTCCGGTCCGGTCAGGCCGGCGCTCGGCCTCGCGTGATTTCGCCATGGTGGTGCGCCTGGCCCACGGTGGCCAGAGAAATGGTGACCGCCTCGAGTAACCGGTCAGCCAAAAAAACACGCGGCTCGGATGACGATCGGGCGGTTTCGACGTCGGCTGCCGGCGTCTCGATGCCGGGCACCAGCACACCCACACCGCCCGTGGCAATGGCGGGCTGCACGTCGCGCCAGCGATCCCCGATGTATCCGGAATGTGGCAACGACAGTTGGTGCTCCTGCGCCGCACGCTGGTAGAGACCAATGCCCGGCTTGCGGCAGTCGCACACGGGTGGCGTGCGCGCTTCGTGGGGGCAGTGGTACGTCGCCAGCACCTCAGCGCCCTGCGCCGCCAGCAACGCCACCGTGCGGTCGCGCACCGCATCGTACTGAGCCTCGGTGATGAGGCCCCGTGCGATGCCCGACTGATTCGTGATGATCACCACCGGCACGCCCGCTTCGTTGGCGCGGCGCACGGCGGCCACGGCATCGGGGAGCAGCACCACCCGCGAGGCATCGGCGAGATAGTGCGCGTCGGCGATGAGGGTGCCGTCGCGATCGATGAACAGCGCCGTGCGCGCACTGGTGGTCATCGGCGGCTCATCGGCGTTGCAAGGTGTCGGGGCGGGGCGCGGGTGCGCGACCCGCTGCGGTGGTATCGCGCCGGGCCAGCGAGTCACGACGCGCCGCCGCCGAGTCCACCCGGGGGGCACGTGGCGTGGCGAAATTGCGCGATGGCGATTTGACCGTACCTGACAGACTGCGCACGGCGATCGTTTGCAGGCGGTACTGCGTTTGCCAGGGCAGTGGCGCCGCCAGTGTCACGAAGATCTCGTTGTACACCCGCGGTCGCGACATCTTGGGCGGCGGTGTGGTGTCGACGGGCACGATACGGCCACCACGCGCACGCGCCGCCGCGCGCTGGCGTTCGAGTGCCGAACGCTGCGCCGCGGCGAGGCTGTCCTGCCTCCGCACCGTGAGCAGTGAATCGCGACGCAGCCGCGCCACGCGACTGGTATCCAGCTTGGCCTCGGCGGCGGCCGCAATGGAGTCCGTGCGCTGCTTCGCCAGTGTGGAATCCCTGATCGTCTTCTCCAGAGCGTTCTGTACACTCTGAACGGCCACCGGCGTCGAATCGGCACGCGTCACCACGATCATGTCGGTGGAGAACTGCAGATCGTTGGGGTACGGCTTGTCGAACACCACCTTGAGCACACGGTTGCTGTCCTGCACCGCGACTTCCGTGATGCGCAGTCCCACCGTGTCATGCCCAAATGCGTACAGTTCGGTGCGCGCTTCCTGTGTGAGCGTCACCGTGGTCTCATCCCACATCTCCAAGGGGTCGAGATCACGATTGCTGTTGCGATCGGCGTAAGCGCGCACCACGTACGGACCGGACGGCAGGTTGCGCAGCTCGAAACGACCGACAGAATCGGCTACCGCCTGATACACCGTGCTGTCGGATGCCACGGCTTCCACGACCGCACTCGCCAGCCCCTTGGCCGCAAACCAGTCGAAGGCCACGCCCCCGATACGGGTGTCGGGGATCTCGCCACCGGTCGAGAAGACGATGCGGATGATCGAGTCGATGCCGTTGTTGCGCAGATCCTGGATGCCCGGCTTGATCTGCACCGAATACACCGTGTTCGGCTTCCAGCCTCGCTCCGGTCGTATCGTGATGCGGCTGCGACTCCAGTTCACGCGCGCGTCACCACTCTTGGGGCTGATGAACACCAGCTCACTGAGATTGGTGGCACCACGCGGGATCTCGCTGATCACCTCGTCAAAACGCAGCTCCACCGACTTCGGCACCGCGCCCACGGAATTGATCTCCGGGGTGATTCGCACGATGACCGGCCCCGCCGTGTCCGGCGGGCCACCAGGCGGCAACGCCTGATTGGCGCAGGCCGTTCCTGCGACCAGCGCCACCGCCCACGCCACCAGCCGCCGGATCACGCGCCCAGCGCCTGGAGTTTGTCCCGCAACTGACCTGCACGCGCACGCCAGTCCGCCGCCTTGGCCCGCTCCGCCTCCACCACCGCGGGCGGAGCCTTGGCCACAAATCCTTCGTTGGCCAGGCGACCTTCGAGGGCCGTGAGCTGCTTCTCCAGTTGCGAGAGTTCTGTCTGCAAGCGCTGCTTCTCCTTGTCGAGGTCGATCATGCCGGCGAGCGGCACGACGAGCTCGATACCCCCGGACAGCAGCACCTGTGCCGCGGCCCCGCCAGGATTCTGTTCGGCGAGGGTGACCCGCGCCCGGGCCAGTCCCCCCACCGTCTCGATCACGGGCACGAGGGCTTCGCGCGCGGTGGCGGGTCCCACGATCACGGCATCGACCCATGCACCGGGCTGCACGTTGTTTTCGGCACGCACCTGACGGATGGCCTGTACCGCTTCCCGGACCTGCTCGAACACGGCACCGGAGCCACTGCGCTGGGTGCGCGCCACCGGCCACGCCGACTGCGCGATGAAGGCCTTGGCCGGCGTCTGTGGCAACTGCTGCCACAGCTCCTCGGTGATGAACGGCACCACCGGCTGCAGAAGACGCAGCGCGCCATCGAATGCGTGGGCCAGCACGGCGCGCGCCACTTCACGATCCGCGCCTTCCGTGGCCAGACGCGGCTTCACGCTTTCGAGATACCAGTCGGCCAGCTCGTTCCACACAAACCGTCGGGCCGCTTCTGCGTACTCCGAGAGGCGCAGACCACGATACCGTTCGGCCTCGCTCCACGTGGCCAGATTGGCCGGACGGGCCGGGCCAAGCGCCGCATCACAATCGGCGATGGCGGTATCGAGTCGCTCGAGAATCCAGTGATCGGCAGCCGTGAGTGACGCTGGGTCGATGCTGTCAATGGGTTGCACCGGTTCCGGCCCCACACGCGAGAGCAGGAACCGGCCGATGTTCCACAGCTTCGTGCAGAAATTGCGACCCGGCGCGAACGACTTCTCGAGATCGGTGGGGTCGAGCATGACATCCACACCAAGACCGAGACCGGCCACCATCGTCCAGCGCAGCGCATCGGCACCATAGAGACGCACCACGTCGAGCGGGTCGATGCCGTTGCCCAGTGACTTGGACATCTTGCGGTGCTGCATGTCGCGCACCGTGCCGTGCAGATACACCGTGTGAAACGGCGGCTTGTCGAGGAACCAGCAGCCGCTCATCACCATGCGCGCCACCCAGAAGAACAGAATCTCGGGCGCGGTGACGAGCACATCGCCCGGATAGAACGCGCGCAGGTCGGGGGTGTCGTCGGGCCAGCCCAGTGTGCTGAAGGGCCACAGCCAGCTCGAGAACCAGGTGTCGAGTACGTCTTCGTCCTGACGCACGGTGCCACCGCAACCGGGACAGCTCGTGACGTCCGTGCGCGACACGATGGGCGCATGACCGCAGGAGGCGTTGCAGTACCACACGGGTACCCGATGGCCCCACCAGATCTGCCGCGAGATGTTCCAGTCGCGGATGCCTTCGAGCCAGTTGACGTACACCGCTTCCCAGCGTTCCGGCAAAATGCGCAGCTCGCCCGTCCGCAGTGCGGCCAGCGCCTTGTCGGCCAGCGGCTGCATGCGCACGAACCACTGGTCCGACAGAAGCGGTTCCACCACCGTGTCGCAGCGATAACAATGCCGCACACTGTGCTGGTGGTTTTCGATCTTCACCAGCGCGCCGGCCGCTTCGAGCATCGCCACAATCGCCTTGCGGGCGGCAAAACGCTCGACGCCATTGAGTTCGGCCGGCACACGTCCCGCCGCGCCCTCCACTTCACGCACCACACCTTCGGCATCGATGATGACGGGCATGGACAGCGCATGACGCTTGCCCACTTCGAAGTCGTTCGCATCGTGCGCCGGCGTGATCTTCACCGCGCCCGAACCGAAGGTCGGATCGGTGTACGTGTCACCGATGATCGGGATGCGCACACCATTGAGCGGCAGGATCACCTCCTTGCCGATCATGGCCTGATAGCGCTCGTCCTCAGGATTCACCGCGACTGCCACGTCGCCCAGCATCGTTTCCGGACGCGTCGTGGCCACCGTGATGGACTGCGACGGATCGTCGGCCAACACATACCGCAGGTGATACAGCTTGCCGGTGGTGTCGGTGAACTCCGCCTCTTCGTCCGACAGCGATGTACCGCAGCGCGGACACCAGTGAATGACGCGGTGACCCTTGTAGACCAACCCATCTTCATGCAGGCGCACGAACGCCTCGCGCACTGAACGCGATAGCTCGGGCGAGAAGGTGTACGCCGTGCGGGTCCAATCGGCGCTGGCACCGATGGACTTGAGCTGGTTCAGGATCTCACCGCCGGTCTTGTCGACGAACTGCGCCACGCGCTCCACGAAGGCCTCACGGCCCACGTCGAAGCGCGAATGCCCTTCGGCGGCGAGTTGTTTCTCCACCACATTTTGCGTGGCGATGCCGGCGTGGTCGGTACCGGGCACCCAGAGTGCTTCGTCGCCCGCCATGCGGCGCCAGCGGATGAGCACGTCCTGCACGGTGTTGTTGAGACCGTGCCCCATGTGCAAAACCGCCGTCACGTTGGGCGGCGGGATGACGATCACGAATGGTTCGTGGGTCGCGGCCCGCGCCGGATCAGCGGTGAAGACACCGTGTTCAGTCCAGCGCGGGTACCAGGCGGCTTCCGTGGAGGCCGCGTCGTACGTGGAGGGCAACGAATTGGGATCGGGCGCAGTCATCCGGGGAAGATAACGACGCCCGACGTCATACGATCAATCGACCGTCAAACGCCAGTCAATCGACGGCGTCCGCGTTGGCGCTCAGGGAATTCAGCACGTACTCCACCCCCGGCACACCCCGGGCGATGGTCAGGGCGTAGTCGATTTCGGTGGCCGCCGCGACCCATCCCGTGAGCTCCACCTCGCCGGGCGAAACGGCCCCGATGTCGATGGAGCGGTGGGCAAGAATGGGGTCGTTCTGGAAGGCGTCCAGCACCCGCTCCTCCAACTCATCGAGGGACGCGGCGGGCTGGGCGGACGACGCGCGACCCGTGGACGGGTCCGCGGCCGGGCGGGTGGACTGCCCTCGACGAGAGGTCGTCTGCCGGTTTCCGGAGCGCCGGGTCTCAGCCAGCCGCGGGGCCTGATCGACAAAGTGTTCGGCCAGATGCAGGTGCGAAATGGCCTCCGGAGCCAGTTCCGAGTGGTCGTCCGG contains these protein-coding regions:
- a CDS encoding valine--tRNA ligase encodes the protein MTAPDPNSLPSTYDAASTEAAWYPRWTEHGVFTADPARAATHEPFVIVIPPPNVTAVLHMGHGLNNTVQDVLIRWRRMAGDEALWVPGTDHAGIATQNVVEKQLAAEGHSRFDVGREAFVERVAQFVDKTGGEILNQLKSIGASADWTRTAYTFSPELSRSVREAFVRLHEDGLVYKGHRVIHWCPRCGTSLSDEEAEFTDTTGKLYHLRYVLADDPSQSITVATTRPETMLGDVAVAVNPEDERYQAMIGKEVILPLNGVRIPIIGDTYTDPTFGSGAVKITPAHDANDFEVGKRHALSMPVIIDAEGVVREVEGAAGRVPAELNGVERFAARKAIVAMLEAAGALVKIENHQHSVRHCYRCDTVVEPLLSDQWFVRMQPLADKALAALRTGELRILPERWEAVYVNWLEGIRDWNISRQIWWGHRVPVWYCNASCGHAPIVSRTDVTSCPGCGGTVRQDEDVLDTWFSSWLWPFSTLGWPDDTPDLRAFYPGDVLVTAPEILFFWVARMVMSGCWFLDKPPFHTVYLHGTVRDMQHRKMSKSLGNGIDPLDVVRLYGADALRWTMVAGLGLGVDVMLDPTDLEKSFAPGRNFCTKLWNIGRFLLSRVGPEPVQPIDSIDPASLTAADHWILERLDTAIADCDAALGPARPANLATWSEAERYRGLRLSEYAEAARRFVWNELADWYLESVKPRLATEGADREVARAVLAHAFDGALRLLQPVVPFITEELWQQLPQTPAKAFIAQSAWPVARTQRSGSGAVFEQVREAVQAIRQVRAENNVQPGAWVDAVIVGPATAREALVPVIETVGGLARARVTLAEQNPGGAAAQVLLSGGIELVVPLAGMIDLDKEKQRLQTELSQLEKQLTALEGRLANEGFVAKAPPAVVEAERAKAADWRARAGQLRDKLQALGA
- a CDS encoding Ig-like domain-containing protein, coding for MIRRLVAWAVALVAGTACANQALPPGGPPDTAGPVIVRITPEINSVGAVPKSVELRFDEVISEIPRGATNLSELVFISPKSGDARVNWSRSRITIRPERGWKPNTVYSVQIKPGIQDLRNNGIDSIIRIVFSTGGEIPDTRIGGVAFDWFAAKGLASAVVEAVASDSTVYQAVADSVGRFELRNLPSGPYVVRAYADRNSNRDLDPLEMWDETTVTLTQEARTELYAFGHDTVGLRITEVAVQDSNRVLKVVFDKPYPNDLQFSTDMIVVTRADSTPVAVQSVQNALEKTIRDSTLAKQRTDSIAAAAEAKLDTSRVARLRRDSLLTVRRQDSLAAAQRSALERQRAAARARGGRIVPVDTTPPPKMSRPRVYNEIFVTLAAPLPWQTQYRLQTIAVRSLSGTVKSPSRNFATPRAPRVDSAAARRDSLARRDTTAAGRAPAPRPDTLQRR
- a CDS encoding BON domain-containing protein, whose translation is MQNRRRPARQAKTGRIVLVALGAVAGLAIGMLLADRMGGLEALKRSPSRRRHRQNGWRTDQHRSESFDELPDDHSELAPEAISHLHLAEHFVDQAPRLAETRRSGNRQTTSRRGQSTRPAADPSTGRASSAQPAASLDELEERVLDAFQNDPILAHRSIDIGAVSPGEVELTGWVAAATEIDYALTIARGVPGVEYVLNSLSANADAVD